In Aestuariibaculum lutulentum, one DNA window encodes the following:
- a CDS encoding trypsin-like peptidase domain-containing protein — translation MKKIFSLVLVSALGGALTLGAYKLFLEPENKIEITADSNPSFLPTSNISNVFNTAAEAPDLTTAAENTVNAVVHVKNVTISTGQMTFQDLFLGRSPQRAQMGTGSGVIINADGYIITNNHVINNSDKLTVTLNNNKTYDAEIVGSDPKTDIALLKIDADEDLPYVTFADSDQAKIGEWVLAVGNPFNLTSTVTAGIISAKARDLSGNSTQSFIQTDAAVNPGNSGGALVNTNGELIGINTAISSQTGSYIGYSFAVPSNIARRVIEDIMEYGNVQNGILGITGGALNSAAATDLGVNDTEGIYVAGVVEDSGADKAGIKEGDIIKEIDRIKVSKFSDLTGHIGAKRVDDIVELKISRDGELKTVNVKLTRNETLNLPLVGMVKNAKREDLKSLNATNGIKIIELNKEYESYWKKNGVDEGSIITSINDVKINTVDDAQEAIKNRSSYEPLRIELINSKGEKERYNFR, via the coding sequence ATGAAGAAGATTTTCTCATTAGTATTAGTTTCAGCATTAGGTGGCGCTTTAACTCTAGGTGCCTACAAACTTTTTTTAGAGCCTGAAAACAAAATAGAAATTACAGCAGACTCTAATCCATCATTTTTACCAACAAGTAATATTAGTAATGTATTTAATACTGCTGCTGAGGCACCCGATTTAACAACGGCGGCCGAAAACACAGTTAATGCGGTTGTTCACGTTAAAAACGTGACCATTAGCACCGGACAAATGACGTTTCAGGATTTATTTTTAGGAAGAAGTCCGCAGCGGGCTCAAATGGGAACTGGCTCCGGAGTAATTATTAATGCAGATGGATACATCATCACTAATAATCATGTGATCAATAATTCAGATAAACTTACGGTTACACTAAATAACAACAAAACTTACGATGCCGAAATTGTAGGTTCTGATCCTAAAACCGACATTGCCTTGCTTAAAATTGATGCCGATGAAGACTTGCCTTATGTAACTTTTGCGGATTCAGACCAGGCTAAAATTGGCGAATGGGTATTGGCTGTGGGTAACCCTTTTAACTTAACCTCAACAGTTACAGCCGGTATTATTAGTGCAAAAGCCAGAGATTTATCGGGTAATTCTACACAGTCGTTTATCCAAACCGATGCCGCTGTAAATCCTGGAAACTCAGGTGGCGCCTTAGTAAATACCAATGGAGAGCTTATTGGTATTAATACTGCTATTTCATCTCAAACAGGTTCTTATATCGGATATTCGTTTGCGGTTCCAAGTAATATTGCCAGACGTGTTATTGAAGACATTATGGAATACGGCAATGTACAAAATGGTATTTTAGGCATTACCGGAGGTGCTTTAAACAGTGCTGCCGCAACCGATTTAGGTGTTAATGACACCGAAGGTATTTATGTTGCTGGTGTGGTTGAAGATTCTGGTGCCGATAAAGCCGGCATTAAAGAAGGTGATATTATTAAGGAAATAGACCGTATTAAAGTTTCTAAATTCTCCGATTTAACAGGACACATAGGTGCAAAACGTGTTGATGATATTGTGGAGCTTAAAATTTCCAGAGATGGTGAACTTAAAACCGTTAATGTAAAATTAACAAGAAACGAAACTTTAAATCTGCCTTTAGTTGGTATGGTTAAAAATGCTAAAAGAGAAGATTTAAAATCTTTAAACGCTACCAATGGTATTAAAATTATTGAATTAAATAAAGAATATGAATCGTACTGGAAGAAAAACGGTGTAGATGAAGGTTCTATTATCACATCCATTAACGATGTAAAAATAAATACGGTTGATGATGCACAGGAAGCTATTAAAAACAGATCTTCTTATGAACCGCTTCGCATAGAATTAATCAATTCTAAAGGAGAAAAAGAACGTTACAACTTCAGATAA
- a CDS encoding low molecular weight protein-tyrosine-phosphatase: protein MTKILMVCLGNICRSPLAEGILKSKLPQNTFTVDSAGTANYHSGSQPDRRSIAVAKKYGLDISNLKARQFVVSDFDRFDYIYVMDESNYQDVISLARNESDKTKVLFILNETYPNENHPVPDPYYGGNEGFENVYNMLDEACSIIAKKLN from the coding sequence ATGACTAAAATATTAATGGTTTGTTTGGGCAATATTTGCCGTTCGCCATTAGCCGAGGGGATTTTAAAATCCAAACTTCCTCAAAACACCTTTACAGTAGACTCCGCCGGAACGGCTAATTACCATTCCGGCAGTCAACCTGACCGCCGCTCGATAGCTGTTGCTAAAAAATACGGATTAGATATCTCAAATTTAAAAGCTCGACAATTTGTTGTTTCAGATTTCGATCGTTTTGATTATATCTATGTCATGGATGAATCAAATTACCAAGATGTCATCTCATTAGCTCGAAACGAAAGCGACAAAACAAAGGTTCTGTTTATTTTAAACGAAACATATCCTAACGAAAATCACCCTGTTCCCGACCCGTATTACGGAGGAAATGAGGGTTTCGAAAACGTCTATAATATGTTAGACGAAGCCTGTTCTATAATAGCTAAAAAACTTAATTAA
- a CDS encoding DUF2279 domain-containing protein, whose translation MLFLCVSLFSFAQSATKRFLTPGDTLNTSRRNAVVISEASLAGITLVGLNQLWYADYEHSKFHTINDNKEWLQMDKMGHAFTAYQMGKLGADLLNWSGASEKDQLIYGSTLGFGFLTAVEVLDGFSEEWGFSWGDIIANASGTGLYVGQQLLWNEQRILLKFSYHETMYASQRSDKLGNGFFERVLKDYNGQTYWLSVNLSSFFKESKLPKWLNLAFGYGADGMLSGVSEENNLNLPDYNRYRQYYLSLDVDLSKLQTKSQLLRTVFEVFNTIKIPFPTLEINKNGCAFHLFYI comes from the coding sequence ATGCTATTTTTATGTGTTAGCCTTTTTTCTTTTGCACAATCTGCTACAAAGCGTTTTCTTACCCCAGGCGATACTTTAAATACATCCAGAAGAAATGCTGTTGTAATAAGCGAGGCTTCTTTAGCAGGAATTACATTGGTTGGTTTAAACCAGTTATGGTATGCCGATTATGAGCATTCTAAATTTCACACCATAAATGATAATAAGGAATGGCTTCAAATGGATAAAATGGGGCACGCTTTTACAGCCTATCAAATGGGAAAACTGGGCGCAGACCTTTTAAACTGGAGTGGCGCGAGTGAAAAAGACCAGTTAATTTATGGTTCTACTTTAGGTTTTGGGTTTCTTACTGCCGTTGAGGTTCTCGATGGTTTTTCCGAAGAATGGGGCTTTTCTTGGGGCGATATTATCGCGAATGCCTCAGGAACCGGACTGTATGTTGGGCAGCAACTCCTTTGGAATGAGCAACGTATACTGTTAAAGTTTTCTTATCATGAAACAATGTATGCTTCACAACGTTCTGATAAACTGGGAAACGGTTTTTTTGAACGTGTTTTAAAAGATTATAACGGACAAACCTATTGGTTAAGTGTTAATTTAAGTTCTTTTTTTAAAGAAAGTAAGCTTCCGAAATGGCTGAATCTAGCGTTTGGATATGGCGCTGATGGGATGTTATCTGGCGTTTCAGAAGAAAATAATTTAAATTTACCAGACTACAATAGGTATCGTCAGTACTATTTAAGTCTTGATGTAGACTTGAGTAAGCTACAAACTAAGTCACAGTTGTTACGAACTGTTTTCGAGGTTTTTAACACCATAAAAATACCTTTTCCTACATTAGAAATTAATAAAAATGGATGTGCATTTCATCTATTCTACATCTAA
- a CDS encoding peptidoglycan-binding protein LysM — MRKSIATFIALSVTICILLSLSFTTDETVNLGKYSTAGLELNYTVSPDEDIKDNVLASNDVNKTFSPYLGKSFVGFKEAVGFKESGGDYFTVNTLGYLGKYQFGKGTLKLLGINNPNKFLKNPELQERAFIANAERNKWVLRRDIKNFVGKRINGVLVTESGILAAAHLAGPGSVKKYLRSYGLDNFEDSYGTNVAYYMKKFSGYDTSSLKPNKKAKAI, encoded by the coding sequence ATGAGAAAAAGTATTGCAACTTTTATTGCCCTAAGTGTTACAATATGTATTCTATTGTCCTTATCGTTTACAACAGATGAAACGGTAAATTTAGGTAAATACTCAACAGCTGGCTTAGAGTTAAATTATACTGTAAGTCCGGACGAAGACATTAAAGATAATGTTTTGGCGTCGAATGATGTGAACAAAACGTTTTCTCCTTATCTGGGGAAATCTTTTGTAGGATTTAAAGAAGCCGTTGGTTTTAAAGAGTCTGGCGGTGATTATTTTACTGTGAATACTTTAGGGTATTTAGGTAAATATCAATTTGGAAAAGGTACATTGAAATTATTAGGAATTAACAATCCTAACAAGTTTTTAAAGAACCCAGAGTTACAGGAGCGTGCGTTTATCGCTAATGCAGAGCGTAACAAATGGGTGCTTCGTAGAGACATCAAGAATTTTGTTGGAAAACGAATTAATGGTGTTTTAGTTACCGAGTCAGGTATTTTAGCAGCGGCACATTTAGCCGGTCCTGGAAGTGTAAAGAAGTATTTAAGAAGTTACGGTTTGGATAACTTTGAAGACAGCTATGGTACAAACGTAGCGTATTATATGAAAAAGTTTTCAGGTTATGATACCTCTTCGCTAAAACCTAACAAGAAAGCAAAAGCAATTTAA
- a CDS encoding GNAT family N-acetyltransferase: MITLKGEHIYLRALEPEDLEFIHAIENDESIWELSCTQTPYSKYVIKQYLEQAHKDIFEVKQLRLVICNYKNETLGVIDLFDFDFKNKRAGVGILVKEPKDRSKGIGSEALKLLINYCFTHLDLHQLFCNISEDNQASINLFTKQGFKEVGLKKDWIHFNRSFKNEYLFQLINN; this comes from the coding sequence ATGATTACCTTAAAAGGAGAACATATTTATTTACGTGCTCTGGAACCTGAAGATTTAGAGTTTATTCATGCTATTGAAAACGACGAATCTATTTGGGAACTAAGTTGTACACAAACACCGTATTCTAAATATGTAATCAAACAGTATTTAGAGCAGGCTCACAAAGATATTTTTGAGGTTAAACAACTGCGTCTGGTTATCTGTAATTACAAAAATGAAACTTTAGGGGTGATAGATTTGTTCGACTTCGATTTTAAAAATAAACGTGCCGGAGTTGGTATTTTGGTTAAGGAACCGAAAGATCGCTCAAAAGGTATTGGTAGTGAAGCTTTAAAATTATTGATTAATTATTGTTTCACACATTTAGATTTGCATCAGTTATTTTGTAATATTTCAGAAGATAACCAAGCGAGCATCAACCTTTTTACCAAACAAGGGTTTAAAGAAGTTGGGCTTAAAAAAGACTGGATTCACTTTAACAGATCTTTTAAAAACGAATATTTATTTCAGCTTATAAATAATTAA
- a CDS encoding lipocalin-like domain-containing protein produces the protein MKNTFFLFVVFLILFNSCSSDDTKDRIIGNWQVIEIYSNGEKAEQLGCSEYTYLIIKYDFTTTGDFKNYETTPEICNSTGFELNKWRKAGNQYELIDGVEDVVEYTAFFQGENLVIENLSKTIKWVYIPY, from the coding sequence ATGAAAAATACATTCTTTTTATTTGTTGTATTCCTTATACTTTTTAATTCTTGTTCGAGTGATGATACAAAGGATAGAATAATTGGTAATTGGCAAGTCATCGAAATATATTCTAATGGAGAAAAAGCCGAACAACTGGGTTGTTCAGAGTATACTTATTTAATAATCAAATACGATTTTACTACAACAGGAGATTTTAAAAATTATGAAACAACACCTGAAATTTGCAACAGTACAGGTTTTGAATTAAATAAATGGAGAAAGGCAGGAAATCAATATGAACTGATTGATGGAGTTGAAGATGTCGTTGAATACACTGCATTTTTTCAAGGTGAAAATTTGGTTATTGAAAATTTATCGAAAACAATAAAATGGGTTTACATACCATACTAA
- the dapF gene encoding diaminopimelate epimerase has translation MQQTFYKYQGTGNDFVMIDNRQQTFDKNDTKRVAFLCDRRFGIGADGLILLENHPDLDFKMVYYNADGNESTMCGNGGRCLVAFAKDLGVIKEHAVFEAIDGLHHAEIKDGIVKLQMLDVETVEQYENHVFLNTGSPHHVQFEENIEDFDIKTKGAQIRYGEPYNQAGSNVNFVKKINNDTFRVRTYERGVEDETLSCGTGVTAVAIAMHTLGETDSTLINLNVEGGKLQVSFDVENGIYKNVWLIGLATYVFKGTI, from the coding sequence ATGCAACAGACTTTTTATAAATATCAAGGAACAGGAAACGATTTTGTGATGATTGATAATCGTCAGCAAACGTTCGACAAAAACGATACCAAACGCGTCGCGTTTTTATGTGACAGACGTTTTGGCATAGGTGCAGACGGATTAATTTTATTAGAAAACCATCCCGATTTAGATTTTAAGATGGTCTATTACAATGCCGATGGAAACGAAAGCACCATGTGTGGGAACGGCGGACGTTGTTTAGTGGCTTTTGCTAAAGATTTAGGTGTTATAAAAGAACATGCTGTTTTTGAGGCCATTGATGGGTTACATCACGCTGAAATTAAAGACGGTATTGTAAAACTTCAAATGTTAGATGTTGAAACAGTTGAGCAATATGAAAACCATGTGTTTTTAAATACAGGATCGCCACACCATGTTCAGTTTGAAGAAAACATAGAAGATTTCGATATTAAAACTAAAGGAGCCCAAATTCGTTATGGTGAGCCTTATAATCAGGCAGGATCTAACGTTAACTTTGTAAAGAAGATTAATAACGATACCTTTCGAGTTAGAACTTACGAGCGTGGGGTTGAGGACGAAACCTTGTCTTGCGGAACCGGTGTAACAGCTGTGGCCATTGCGATGCATACATTAGGAGAAACTGACAGTACTTTAATTAATTTAAATGTAGAAGGCGGAAAGTTACAGGTAAGTTTCGATGTGGAGAACGGTATTTACAAAAACGTTTGGCTTATCGGGCTAGCAACCTACGTTTTCAAAGGAACAATATGA
- a CDS encoding glyceraldehyde-3-phosphate dehydrogenase: protein MSFNKNYEKELAFQADRRRATVEFIKIVSDLWYDKSIELVLFRNQLIDRNVSQILNLHEYAGKFVQKPISIFDSVEIAQAIKSLDIAPAKLDIGKLTYEYHLEDTKYNNASSFIADKLKDANKNGSLLPKDVILYGFGRIGRLVAREILARTGKGSQLRLRAIVTRGAIDAQVLEKRAALLRNDSVHGEFSGTVSVDAANNALSINGTTVNIISANTPEEIDYTKYGINNALVIDNTGAFRDEEALSRHLKSRGVSKVLLTAPGKGVPNIVHGVNHLDYDPSKVDIFSAASCTTNAITPVLKVIEDTYGIKHGHLETIHAYTNDQNLVDNYHNKYRRGRAAALNMVITETGAGSAVAKALPELEGKLTSNAIRVPVPNGSLAILNLELKNKTSVEQMNTTLKKFALEGDLVEQIKYELSDELVSSDIVGCSAPSIFDSKATIVRADGKNAVLYVWYDNEYGYSHQVIRLAKYIAKVRRYTYY, encoded by the coding sequence ATGTCTTTTAACAAAAACTATGAAAAGGAATTAGCCTTTCAAGCAGATCGTAGAAGAGCCACCGTAGAATTCATTAAAATTGTAAGCGATTTATGGTACGACAAGTCTATAGAACTTGTTCTTTTTCGCAACCAACTAATCGACAGAAATGTGAGTCAAATTTTAAATCTGCACGAATACGCAGGTAAATTTGTTCAAAAACCAATCTCTATTTTCGATTCTGTTGAAATTGCACAAGCCATTAAATCGCTTGACATTGCCCCTGCTAAATTAGACATAGGTAAACTAACCTATGAATATCATTTAGAAGACACCAAGTACAACAACGCCAGCAGTTTTATTGCCGATAAACTAAAGGATGCCAACAAAAATGGTTCACTGCTTCCTAAAGATGTCATTCTTTACGGGTTTGGAAGAATTGGTCGTTTGGTAGCTCGTGAAATTCTGGCTCGTACAGGAAAAGGTAGTCAGTTAAGATTAAGAGCCATTGTAACTCGTGGAGCAATTGATGCTCAGGTTCTAGAAAAAAGAGCTGCCCTTTTACGTAACGATTCTGTACATGGTGAATTCTCTGGAACCGTATCGGTTGATGCAGCTAACAATGCACTAAGCATTAACGGAACAACTGTAAATATTATTTCGGCTAATACACCTGAAGAAATTGATTACACTAAATACGGCATTAACAACGCTTTAGTGATTGATAATACCGGTGCTTTTAGAGATGAAGAAGCTTTAAGCAGACATTTAAAATCGAGAGGTGTATCTAAAGTATTATTAACCGCTCCAGGAAAAGGTGTTCCAAATATTGTTCACGGTGTTAATCATTTAGATTACGACCCAAGTAAAGTTGATATTTTCTCTGCGGCATCTTGTACTACCAATGCCATCACACCTGTTTTAAAAGTAATTGAAGATACTTATGGCATTAAACATGGTCACCTTGAAACCATTCATGCTTATACTAACGACCAGAATTTAGTCGACAACTACCACAACAAATACCGTCGTGGTCGCGCAGCTGCGTTAAATATGGTTATTACTGAAACTGGTGCCGGAAGTGCTGTCGCAAAAGCTTTGCCTGAATTAGAAGGTAAATTAACATCGAATGCCATTCGTGTTCCTGTTCCAAATGGTTCGTTAGCCATTTTAAATCTTGAATTAAAAAATAAAACTTCTGTTGAACAGATGAACACCACACTAAAGAAATTTGCTTTAGAAGGCGATTTGGTTGAACAGATAAAATACGAATTAAGCGACGAGCTCGTTTCAAGTGATATTGTTGGCTGTTCAGCACCTTCAATTTTTGATAGCAAAGCCACTATTGTGCGTGCCGACGGAAAAAATGCCGTATTATATGTTTGGTACGATAACGAATATGGATACAGTCATCAAGTTATTAGACTTGCAAAATACATAGCGAAAGTAAGAAGGTATACTTATTATTAG
- a CDS encoding SAM-dependent methyltransferase: protein MDVLPQTVKRVIEQTNTFIVENDKTARRFIKKITPEKSQPGLKMFHLNKFTDPADLPTFIEPCLNGTNVGLLSEAGCPGVADPGADIVSLAHRHNIKVVPLVGPSSILMSVMASGMNGQSFAFNGYLPIDKGERKNEIKRLERLSFDYNQSQLFIETPYRNNKMLEDLCQILESNTQICVACDITLDTEFIKTQSAASWKKNIVDLHKRPTIFIIHKS from the coding sequence ATGGACGTTTTGCCGCAAACCGTAAAACGTGTTATTGAACAAACGAACACGTTTATTGTTGAAAATGATAAAACAGCCAGACGCTTTATTAAAAAAATAACACCGGAAAAATCGCAGCCAGGCTTAAAAATGTTTCACCTGAACAAATTTACCGACCCTGCCGATTTACCTACTTTTATAGAGCCTTGCCTTAACGGAACCAATGTGGGACTATTATCGGAAGCCGGATGCCCTGGCGTTGCCGATCCTGGTGCCGATATTGTTAGTTTGGCACATAGACACAATATTAAAGTTGTTCCTTTAGTTGGTCCTTCTTCCATTTTAATGTCTGTTATGGCTTCCGGAATGAACGGACAAAGTTTCGCTTTTAATGGCTACTTACCTATCGACAAAGGCGAACGTAAAAACGAAATTAAACGATTAGAGCGCTTATCTTTCGATTATAATCAGTCGCAATTATTTATTGAAACACCATACAGAAACAATAAAATGCTGGAAGATTTATGCCAAATTCTTGAAAGTAACACGCAGATTTGTGTGGCTTGTGATATTACTTTGGATACCGAATTTATAAAAACACAATCTGCAGCTAGCTGGAAAAAAAATATCGTAGACCTTCATAAAAGACCTACGATATTCATAATTCATAAAAGCTAA
- the mltG gene encoding endolytic transglycosylase MltG, whose product MYLKKILVAIALLGLVGAAYFAYFVYNTMLKPNTAFNNDTAYIYVRTNATYPEVREQLEPLLENIDSFDVLAKQKKYTTNLKAGRFAIKRGMSNNDIINSIRSKNLPITLSFNNQESLEKLAGRISSQIEADSTSLVEAMKDAAFLSENKFSKASALGMYIPNSYEFFWNSSAKLFRERMLTEYNRFWNDSRKAKAKAIGLSQAEVMTLASIVYEESKQASEQPRIAGVYMNRLRIGMPLQADPTLKFAAYQLPEYKNTVIKRVLNVHKEIDSPYNTYKNAGLPPGLIAMPDISAIDAVLNFEKHSYLYFAADAQRLGFHKFAKTLSQHNANAREYQRYLSSQGINK is encoded by the coding sequence ATGTACTTAAAAAAAATACTTGTTGCCATAGCATTATTAGGTTTGGTTGGAGCAGCATACTTTGCTTATTTTGTTTACAACACCATGTTAAAGCCAAATACAGCATTTAATAACGATACTGCTTATATATATGTAAGAACCAACGCCACTTACCCAGAGGTTAGAGAACAGTTGGAGCCCTTGTTAGAAAATATAGACTCTTTTGACGTGTTAGCAAAACAAAAAAAGTACACAACTAATTTAAAAGCCGGTCGTTTCGCTATCAAAAGAGGAATGAGTAATAATGATATCATCAACTCGATACGAAGCAAAAACTTGCCTATTACTTTGTCTTTTAACAATCAGGAAAGTTTAGAAAAGTTAGCAGGACGAATCAGTTCTCAAATTGAAGCTGATAGTACATCGCTGGTTGAAGCCATGAAGGATGCTGCATTTTTATCTGAAAATAAATTCAGTAAGGCTTCAGCTTTGGGTATGTATATTCCGAATAGTTATGAGTTTTTCTGGAATTCATCTGCAAAATTATTCAGAGAGCGGATGCTTACTGAGTATAATCGTTTCTGGAACGATTCGCGTAAAGCTAAAGCAAAAGCTATTGGTTTATCGCAAGCGGAAGTGATGACACTGGCGTCTATTGTTTACGAAGAGTCTAAACAAGCTAGTGAACAACCAAGAATTGCTGGTGTGTATATGAACAGATTACGTATCGGGATGCCTTTACAAGCCGACCCGACGTTAAAGTTTGCAGCCTATCAATTACCAGAATATAAAAACACCGTGATAAAGCGTGTACTTAACGTTCATAAAGAAATAGATTCACCTTATAACACGTATAAAAATGCAGGTTTACCACCAGGATTAATTGCCATGCCTGATATTTCTGCGATTGATGCGGTTTTAAACTTTGAGAAGCATAGCTATTTGTATTTCGCTGCTGATGCTCAGCGTTTAGGGTTTCATAAGTTTGCAAAGACCTTATCTCAGCATAATGCCAATGCGAGAGAATATCAGCGTTATTTATCTTCCCAAGGTATTAATAAATAA
- the dnaA gene encoding chromosomal replication initiator protein DnaA: protein MSKTAQTVWNNCLEFIKDNIQPQAYKTWFEPIIAVKLTDNALSIQVPSKFFYEWLEEHYVKILKVSLTKELGEKAKLVYIIKMENTYGNKQPFTEKIPSSNRSAVKSQEVDIPLKNKNPELRNPFVIPGIRNVKIESQLNPNYSFENFLEGDSNRLARSAGLAVAAKPGGTSFNPLLIFGGVGLGKTHLVHAIGVDIKDKYPEKTVLYISAEKFTQQYIDSVKKNNRNDFIHFYQIIDVLIIDDVQFLSGKTGTQDVFFHIFNHLHQNGKQVILTSDKAPVDMQDIEQRLLSRFKWGLSAELQTPDFETRVSIVKNKLYRDGVDMPDEIIDYVAKNIKSNVRELEGAIISLIAQSSFNKKEVTIDLARIVVEKFVKNTKREVSIDYIQKVVSDYFQMDVSTLQSKTRKRHIVQARQLAMFFAKKFTKASLASIGSQIGKRDHATVLHACKTVDNLTSTDKQFKKYVDDITKKLSV, encoded by the coding sequence AAGTATTCAAGTACCAAGTAAATTTTTCTACGAATGGCTTGAAGAACATTATGTTAAGATTTTAAAAGTGTCTTTAACTAAAGAGTTGGGAGAAAAAGCCAAGCTAGTTTACATTATTAAAATGGAAAACACCTATGGCAATAAGCAACCGTTTACTGAGAAGATTCCGAGTTCAAACAGAAGTGCTGTAAAATCACAGGAAGTTGACATTCCTTTAAAGAACAAAAACCCAGAATTACGTAATCCGTTCGTTATTCCAGGAATTAGAAATGTTAAAATTGAATCGCAATTAAATCCTAATTACAGTTTTGAAAACTTTTTAGAAGGAGATTCTAACCGTTTAGCTAGAAGTGCCGGATTGGCGGTAGCGGCTAAACCCGGAGGAACATCGTTTAACCCCCTACTTATTTTTGGTGGTGTTGGTTTAGGAAAAACCCACCTTGTACACGCTATTGGTGTGGATATTAAAGATAAGTATCCGGAAAAAACAGTTCTATATATCTCGGCTGAGAAGTTTACCCAACAGTATATTGATTCGGTTAAGAAAAATAATAGAAATGATTTTATTCACTTCTATCAAATTATTGACGTGTTAATTATTGACGACGTTCAATTCCTTTCTGGTAAAACAGGAACTCAGGATGTATTCTTCCATATCTTTAACCACTTACACCAAAACGGTAAACAGGTTATTTTAACCAGTGATAAAGCACCGGTAGATATGCAGGATATTGAACAACGTTTATTATCTCGTTTTAAGTGGGGACTTTCGGCAGAATTACAAACACCAGATTTCGAAACTCGTGTTTCTATCGTAAAAAATAAATTATATCGTGATGGTGTAGATATGCCAGACGAAATTATTGATTACGTAGCAAAAAATATTAAATCGAATGTACGTGAGCTTGAAGGTGCCATCATCTCTTTAATTGCTCAATCTTCTTTCAACAAAAAAGAAGTAACTATTGATTTAGCACGCATTGTTGTTGAGAAATTTGTTAAGAATACCAAACGTGAAGTATCTATCGACTATATTCAAAAAGTAGTTTCAGATTACTTCCAGATGGATGTAAGCACCTTACAATCGAAAACAAGAAAACGTCATATCGTACAAGCCAGACAATTAGCTATGTTTTTTGCGAAGAAATTTACAAAAGCATCGTTAGCTAGTATTGGTTCTCAAATTGGGAAACGTGACCACGCGACGGTATTACACGCTTGTAAAACCGTAGATAATTTAACATCAACAGACAAACAATTTAAAAAGTATGTTGATGATATTACAAAGAAACTGTCTGTTTAA
- a CDS encoding tRNA (guanine-N1)-methyltransferase — protein sequence MNKIKYLAVFSFLFTATLFAQTENDEDKLSLNSGTIDNQFEYAIQRSNNYQDYKVIKKTWLYTLKAHTLDSLNAIQKNLNDTKAVVNTQAKEIDNLKASLSETQNTLNETNLEKDSMSLFGIQMSKGSYNVLMWSIIGGLLVLLVVFIYKFKNSNIITTEARKALSEIEEEFEEHRKVALEREQKVRRQLQDEINKHKKI from the coding sequence ATGAACAAAATCAAGTATTTAGCTGTTTTTAGCTTTTTATTTACTGCGACTTTATTTGCGCAAACTGAGAATGACGAAGACAAATTATCTTTAAACAGCGGTACCATTGATAACCAATTTGAATATGCTATTCAGCGTTCCAATAATTACCAAGACTATAAAGTAATTAAAAAAACTTGGCTTTACACTTTAAAAGCACATACTCTGGATTCTCTTAATGCTATTCAAAAAAATCTTAACGACACCAAAGCTGTTGTTAATACTCAAGCAAAAGAAATAGACAATTTAAAAGCCAGCCTTTCTGAAACTCAAAACACTCTTAATGAAACCAATTTAGAAAAAGATAGCATGTCTTTATTTGGTATACAAATGAGTAAAGGCAGTTACAATGTACTTATGTGGTCTATTATCGGTGGGCTATTAGTGTTATTAGTGGTATTTATTTATAAATTTAAAAATAGTAATATTATTACCACTGAAGCCAGAAAAGCTCTTTCTGAAATAGAAGAGGAATTTGAAGAACACAGAAAAGTTGCCTTAGAGCGTGAGCAAAAAGTAAGACGTCAGCTTCAGGATGAAATCAACAAACACAAAAAGATTTAA